Part of the Desertibacillus haloalkaliphilus genome, CATCTGTTAAAAGATGCAGTGCATTCGATTTCATGGCAACAGAATGTACTCGCTCTGCCTCTTTGTTCACAACTCTCGACACAACAAAATTGATAAGTGCGCCGATTAGCATGACCACAATACCAAGTACCGGCAGTTTAACAGGCTCAGGATGCATTAATTTATGAACACATTCATAAATGATCCAAATCCCAGCAACAAAAATCAACAAAGTTTCAAT contains:
- a CDS encoding cation diffusion facilitator family transporter, with the protein product IETLLIFVAGIWIIYECVHKLMHPEPVKLPVLGIVVMLIGALINFVVSRVVNKEAERVHSVAMKSNALHLLTDVFTSLGVAISLLLVALTDWYFLDPIIGMVLALYIM